The following proteins come from a genomic window of Lytechinus pictus isolate F3 Inbred chromosome 1, Lp3.0, whole genome shotgun sequence:
- the LOC129267144 gene encoding cytochrome P450 2C15-like, with amino-acid sequence MIADLAHGVFDFGFSSILFGITTSLLVVWLMKWVSKRRKINRPPGPMTVPWPLHLIGDLVMLAQGTNPVVMLCELNKRYGDVVCLDNGGTRYIILASPEVVNEALVKQAEVTSGREEAWEFKAISQYHGGIIFSEGEEWIQHRRFGLAALRNFGMGKKSLENSINEEARMFNEILLAKIGKPFDPFFAVNNAVSNIICAITFGQRFEYSDPKFKDMIKRINFFVAEDPPQALSNLPTFIDNARRRNIRAIRKFLEDEVMEHKTTYDSNHVRDVIDLYLKEINRAREAGEKCKLDLSKAWPLVFDFFLAGTETTSTTLLWAFLFMAGRPEIQKKIVAEINSVVGSSATPRYEDRKLMPYTEATLMEVLRYRPIAPGGVPHRATSDLKVKGYDILAGDNLMMNILYIHHIPEIWGDPEVFRPERFLSEDGKAVVKHDAYMPFGAGRRVCLGEQLAKMEMFLFFTNVLQRFRITLPPGVKPNYDYGHRVTTLLPKAYEVILEER; translated from the exons ATGATCGCAGACCTGGCCCATGGCGTCTTCGACTTCGGTTTCAGTAGTATTCTGTTCGGAATTACAACATCACTTCTGGTGGTGTGGCTGATGAAGTGGGTTTCGAAACGAAGGAAGATAAATCGGCCCCCGGGACCGATGACTGTGCCATGGCCCCTTCATCTCATCGGTGATCTGGTTATGTTGGCTCAAGGTACCAATCCCGTTGTCATGCTCTGTGAACTTAATAAAAG ATACGGTGATGTCGTGTGTCTGGACAATGGCGGGACTCGTTACATAATTCTTGCTAGTCCCGAGGTCGTTAATGAGGCTCTTGTCAAACAAGCCGAGGTAACATCCGGTAGAGAAGAAGCATGGGAATTTAAGGCCATCTCTCAGTATCATG GTGGGATCATATTCTCAGAAGGGGAAGAATGGATTCAGCACCGACGTTTCGGTCTTGCGGCGCTTCGTAACTTCGGAATGGGCAAAAAATCCCTTGAAAACTCCATCAACGAAGAAGCGCGAATGttcaatgaaattttgttgGCGAAGATTGGTAAACCATTCGATCCTTTCTTCGCCGTCAACAATGCCGTCTCAAATATAATCTGCGCCATTACGTTCGGCCAACGATTCGAATATTCGGATCCAAAATTCAAGGACATGATAAAACGGATCAATTTCTTCGTGGCTGAAGATCCGCCGCAAGCCCTGTCCAATCTCCCCACCTTCATCGACAACGCTCGGAGAAGAAATATTAGGGCAATCCGAAAGTTCTTAGAAGACGAGGTCATGGAGCACAAGACAACTTATGATTCGAACCATGTCAGAGATGTCATCGATTTATACTTGAAGGAAATAAACCGCGCGCGGGAAGCAGGCGAGAAATGTAAACTGGATTTGTCAAAGGCATGGCCATTAGTTTTCGATTTCTTCCTGGCGGGGACGGAGACGACATCGACAACGCTACTTTGGGCTTTCCTCTTTATGGCAGGCCGTCCGGAAATTCAAAAGAAG ATCGTAGCCGAGATCAATTCTGTAGTCGGATCAAGTGCCACGCCTCGATACGAAGATCGCAAATTGATGCCCTACACAGAGGCAACGCTCATGGAGGTTCTCCGATATCGTCCGATTGCCCCTGGCGGTGTCCCGCACCGGGCAACGTCTGATCTGAAGGTCAAGGGTTACGACATCCTTGCCGGTGACAACCTCATGATGAACATCCTGTACATACACCATATTCCTGAGATATGGGGTGACCCGGAAGTGTTCCGACCTGAGCGTTTCTTGTCTGAGGATGGGAAGGCTGTTGTCAAACATGATGCCTACATGCCATTCGGAGCGG GGCGTCGAGTTTGCCTTGGTGAGCAATTAGCCAAAATGGAAATGTTCCTGTTCTTCACCAACGTTCTCCAGCGGTTCAGAATCACGTTGCCTCCtggtgtgaaaccaaactatgACTATGGTCATCGTGTTACAACTCTGCTTCCAAAAGCATATGAAGTCATCCTGGAGGAGCGATAG